The proteins below are encoded in one region of Chloroherpetonaceae bacterium:
- a CDS encoding glycosyltransferase family 2 protein produces MKQVCILLSTYNGEAYLAEQLDSILRQSYPAFCLWVRDDGSSDGTRALLEQYAAQHKAMQLFFGENLGAAKSYFWLLANADERADYFALCDQDDVWHIDKLQRAVERLQQEDDTQPLLYFSRFEIVDANLRPLALSPRAVRIGFANALVQNQATGCTMVLNRAARTLLLSALPVRTIMHDWWIYLVLSAFGKLLYDETPTLKYRQHARNTIGATATTWDKLHRHWQSFIRGNSRIFRLTEQATEFERCFGTALAEKERRILARFLRSKQRLTSRLAYLFTGDVRRASWLDNMILKTVIALNRY; encoded by the coding sequence ATGAAACAAGTATGCATCTTGCTTTCCACCTACAATGGCGAGGCATATTTAGCCGAGCAACTGGATAGCATTTTGCGCCAAAGTTATCCAGCTTTTTGTCTGTGGGTGCGCGACGATGGCTCCAGCGATGGCACGCGTGCGCTGCTTGAGCAGTATGCCGCACAGCACAAGGCAATGCAACTTTTCTTTGGTGAAAACTTAGGAGCTGCAAAAAGTTACTTCTGGCTTTTAGCTAATGCTGACGAGCGGGCTGACTACTTTGCACTATGCGACCAAGATGATGTCTGGCACATCGATAAATTGCAGCGCGCTGTTGAGCGACTGCAGCAAGAAGACGACACACAGCCGCTCCTTTATTTCTCCCGCTTTGAAATTGTCGATGCCAACTTGCGTCCCCTTGCACTCTCGCCGCGTGCGGTGCGTATTGGATTTGCAAATGCATTGGTGCAAAACCAAGCCACAGGGTGCACAATGGTCTTGAACCGTGCAGCTCGCACACTGTTGCTTTCTGCTTTGCCAGTGCGCACGATTATGCACGATTGGTGGATTTACCTTGTGCTTTCTGCTTTCGGCAAACTTCTCTATGATGAGACCCCTACCCTGAAATACCGACAGCACGCTCGAAATACAATCGGCGCCACTGCGACCACTTGGGATAAGCTCCATCGGCACTGGCAAAGTTTCATTCGTGGCAACAGCCGTATTTTTCGGCTCACTGAGCAAGCTACAGAGTTTGAGCGCTGCTTTGGCACTGCCCTTGCTGAAAAAGAGCGTCGCATCTTAGCACGCTTTTTACGCTCCAAGCAGCGCCTTACCTCTCGTCTCGCCTATCTTTTTACAGGCGACGTGCGGCGCGCTTCTTGGCTGGACAATATGATTCTCAAAACCGTTATTGCGTTGAACCGCTACTGA
- a CDS encoding DUF2029 domain-containing protein, protein MTAARFSFERYLWLWRTLAWAVALVVIVVCSNKQIQSHTRLKGDINIFVNIAESIYKGEHPYIDPEDGYMFVYPPMSGIVFIPFISLPIWVNVLWLATLNTLLIGISILLGYEAMTGKRFRSLPLSTQWAIASLTILLGSRYLLYEISSGQVNLIVMSATMLGLWLVRKGKEVLGGMTLGISICFKLLTLPLGVWYLAKRDWKLLGLLTFGGIIWIALPSLFLGVERNVELFSYFIVHRVLKNAPTATELPFKHIDPTGIALQADNISLSAQMIRLFTNTAAFEQDGVLYSITIAELPKLWLSVLKASLIGLVLLLIVLYAACYRQKGGIPYDWGGVALACTTVPAFLPQSHQYHLVALLPAWLYIATAIVEWKVRDRWFLGLVSAAFAITLLTSPDLIGWYWSKFFLAYGSFLVILALTAAALFRLAALLPACAPLAESQPCLAQS, encoded by the coding sequence ATGACAGCTGCGCGTTTTTCATTTGAACGCTATCTGTGGCTCTGGCGCACACTGGCTTGGGCTGTAGCGCTGGTCGTTATCGTCGTCTGCTCCAACAAGCAAATACAGTCTCACACACGCCTCAAGGGCGACATTAACATCTTTGTCAATATTGCTGAATCCATCTACAAGGGCGAGCATCCATACATTGACCCCGAAGATGGCTATATGTTTGTCTACCCACCGATGTCTGGCATTGTGTTCATTCCGTTTATCTCGCTCCCGATTTGGGTCAATGTACTCTGGCTTGCCACACTGAACACACTGCTCATTGGCATCTCCATCTTGCTTGGCTACGAAGCGATGACAGGCAAACGGTTTCGTTCCCTTCCTCTTTCCACTCAGTGGGCTATTGCATCGCTCACCATTCTGTTAGGCTCACGCTATCTTCTCTATGAAATCTCAAGCGGGCAAGTCAACTTGATTGTGATGAGCGCTACGATGCTTGGGCTTTGGCTGGTTCGAAAAGGAAAAGAAGTTTTAGGCGGCATGACGCTAGGCATTAGCATCTGCTTTAAGCTACTCACGCTGCCACTGGGTGTTTGGTACCTTGCAAAGCGCGACTGGAAACTTCTTGGTTTGCTTACCTTCGGCGGCATTATCTGGATTGCTCTACCCTCGCTGTTTCTTGGAGTAGAGCGCAATGTGGAGCTTTTTTCATACTTCATTGTGCATCGCGTTTTGAAAAACGCACCTACTGCCACTGAGCTGCCCTTTAAGCACATTGACCCCACTGGTATTGCTCTCCAAGCGGACAACATTTCTCTTTCTGCGCAGATGATTCGGCTTTTTACCAATACGGCTGCTTTTGAGCAAGATGGTGTCCTATACTCTATTACAATCGCTGAGTTACCTAAGCTCTGGCTTAGCGTGCTCAAAGCCTCACTCATTGGGCTTGTTTTGCTACTGATTGTGCTCTACGCCGCTTGCTATCGCCAGAAAGGTGGTATTCCTTACGACTGGGGTGGTGTGGCACTGGCGTGCACCACTGTGCCAGCTTTTTTGCCACAATCGCATCAATACCACCTTGTTGCTTTGTTGCCTGCGTGGCTCTACATTGCAACGGCAATCGTAGAGTGGAAAGTCAGAGATAGATGGTTCTTAGGGCTTGTGAGTGCAGCATTTGCTATCACACTCCTTACCAGCCCCGACCTTATCGGCTGGTATTGGTCAAAGTTCTTTCTGGCTTATGGTAGCTTTCTGGTCATTCTTGCACTCACGGCAGCTGCACTTTTTCGCTTGGCAGCGCTTTTGCCCGCCTGTGCTCCTCTTGCTGAGAGCCAGCCCTGCCTTGCTCAGAGCTGA
- a CDS encoding TSUP family transporter, producing the protein MEFSPELLWACAAAFIAGFIDAIVGGGGLVQLPALFIVLPPETDVPPILGTNKLSSICGTSIATVRYARSLLLNWRVALAAAVPAFFFSALGASTVSLFRKETLRPVILLLLLTVAFYTLAHKNFGDAHRPKLSPQKELFYAALVGLVLGFYDGFFGPGTGSFLIFLFISIFGFDFLHASATAKVVNFSTNLAAVLYFGLHGHVLYLIGLPMGVSNILGALLGTRLAMLRGSAFIRTLFLLVIFVIIAKFGYDTLQSTP; encoded by the coding sequence ATGGAATTTTCACCTGAGCTTCTCTGGGCGTGTGCCGCAGCCTTTATAGCTGGCTTTATTGATGCAATTGTGGGCGGGGGCGGACTAGTGCAATTGCCTGCTCTCTTCATCGTCTTGCCCCCTGAAACTGATGTGCCACCGATTCTTGGCACAAATAAACTCTCTTCCATCTGTGGCACCAGCATTGCTACTGTGCGTTACGCACGCAGCTTGTTGCTCAATTGGCGTGTCGCGCTGGCTGCTGCAGTTCCTGCGTTCTTTTTCTCTGCTTTGGGTGCCAGCACTGTGAGTTTGTTTCGTAAGGAAACGTTGCGTCCTGTCATCTTGCTGCTTCTGCTTACGGTTGCCTTTTACACCCTTGCTCATAAAAACTTTGGCGATGCGCATCGTCCCAAGCTCTCTCCTCAAAAGGAGCTGTTCTATGCGGCTCTTGTCGGCCTCGTGCTGGGATTCTATGACGGGTTCTTCGGTCCCGGCACAGGCAGTTTTCTCATTTTTCTTTTCATCAGCATTTTTGGCTTTGATTTCCTACACGCCTCAGCGACGGCAAAAGTGGTGAATTTCTCCACCAACCTTGCAGCCGTGCTTTACTTTGGTCTGCACGGCCACGTGCTGTATCTGATTGGCTTGCCGATGGGGGTCTCAAACATCTTAGGGGCACTGTTGGGCACAAGGCTCGCTATGCTACGCGGTAGCGCCTTTATTCGCACACTTTTTCTGCTCGTGATTTTTGTCATCATTGCTAAATTTGGCTACGATACACTGCAATCAACACCATAA
- a CDS encoding trypsin-like peptidase domain-containing protein, with protein MTHHIKHLLPLLLVSGLTAMAACVLERKPDEARTEVRASEKDRIEHFASPSSLYAQTQADDITRSRHNAITHAVAVASPSVVGINVTEVREYQVRDPFSFFFEDDPFFGPFMRRRNQILRQEVKSLGSGFFISSDGYIVTNSHVAGNAAKIVVTTIDGKQHHARLVGADDLTDIALLKVDDGGPFPALKLGDSDDVIVGEWTIAMGNPFGLFEISNKPIVTVGVVSSTGLNFPDVQGRSYRDMIQTDAAINSGNSGGPLLNANAEVIGVNTFIYTGGGAGSIGIGFAIPINRVKKIVEELKAKGRIERSFKTGISVQALTPQLARYFGVEQGQGVVVVNVEKGSTADRAGVKVGDIIVEADGQKVRNEQELMFAVRELRAGDILKLKVIRDRKMLEIAVKLEKQ; from the coding sequence ATGACACACCACATCAAACATCTGTTGCCACTTTTGCTTGTTTCGGGACTGACTGCTATGGCAGCTTGCGTGCTTGAGCGAAAGCCAGATGAAGCACGCACCGAAGTTAGAGCATCGGAAAAAGACCGCATTGAGCACTTTGCCAGCCCAAGTTCGCTTTATGCACAGACTCAGGCTGACGACATTACGCGCTCTCGCCACAATGCGATCACGCATGCCGTTGCCGTTGCCAGTCCTTCAGTGGTAGGCATCAACGTTACAGAGGTGCGGGAGTATCAAGTGCGCGACCCTTTCAGTTTCTTCTTTGAAGATGACCCTTTCTTCGGCCCTTTTATGCGTCGCCGCAATCAAATCTTGCGGCAAGAGGTGAAAAGTTTAGGCTCTGGATTTTTTATTTCCTCCGACGGCTACATTGTTACTAATTCTCACGTGGCAGGCAACGCCGCAAAAATTGTCGTTACCACCATTGATGGCAAGCAGCATCATGCACGTCTGGTGGGAGCCGATGACCTCACCGACATTGCACTGCTCAAAGTCGACGACGGCGGTCCATTCCCTGCATTGAAGCTTGGAGACTCTGATGATGTCATTGTAGGTGAGTGGACAATTGCAATGGGCAATCCATTCGGACTTTTTGAAATTAGCAATAAGCCTATCGTAACCGTTGGTGTCGTTAGCTCCACTGGACTGAATTTCCCTGATGTGCAAGGTCGCTCCTACCGCGATATGATTCAGACCGATGCAGCTATCAACAGTGGCAACAGCGGCGGCCCACTCCTAAATGCGAATGCAGAAGTCATCGGCGTCAACACCTTCATCTACACAGGTGGTGGCGCTGGCTCAATCGGAATTGGCTTTGCTATCCCCATCAATCGCGTTAAGAAAATCGTCGAGGAGCTGAAAGCAAAGGGCAGAATTGAGCGCTCGTTCAAGACAGGTATTTCGGTGCAAGCCCTCACGCCGCAACTGGCAAGATATTTCGGCGTTGAGCAAGGTCAAGGTGTAGTGGTGGTTAATGTGGAGAAAGGTTCCACAGCTGACCGTGCCGGCGTGAAGGTTGGCGATATTATCGTGGAAGCCGATGGTCAAAAGGTGCGCAATGAGCAGGAGCTGATGTTTGCCGTGCGTGAACTTCGTGCTGGCGACATCTTGAAGCTCAAGGTCATTAGAGATAGGAAAATGCTGGAGATTGCGGTCAAACTCGAGAAGCAATGA
- a CDS encoding oligosaccharide flippase family protein, translating to MRKVLTNALYLTLPKFLTVGLNLILTPLFIHSLGLEAFGTWSVFQSLMFYLLLLDFGVGGALVKFIAEAHTQQAYSRVSALFSTVFYFYLALSGAVFLLALFLREPFCTLLRIPEPNTSAVHTLYLTTFIAFAFYALTIAIISVFEGAQAFELSVGILSLGLFLSNAFAAILLLLGFGLDALAWGHLVAMVIMCGSGAMVLRWYFPHVTLSFFNKALLRELFQCGVRLHLYTASLWLITRLEVPLVSSLLGTSAAGTFRVAMQLSTLARELPTLGLPALFSAAVSLHTAGDTTGFNRLTDDATKYLAFATLSFSGFLFFNIEHILRFWLNAPDISHPARIAQWLLIGFTLNAIASVPMLMLRARSDLQIETRLNLATMILHLLCNLTLLYVIGESAMGLATLLVVSLLSLLMMQQCYTALQASFRAMLLRTLLPMTIWTALWAAMAHFVVETLLTLEHFALPLRTRELVFLMLSGLLFAVGQVLLGLRLKLIDTSALFRAVQK from the coding sequence ATGCGGAAAGTTCTTACGAATGCGCTTTATCTTACGCTGCCAAAGTTTCTTACTGTCGGCCTTAACCTAATTCTTACGCCCCTTTTCATTCATTCACTTGGTCTGGAAGCTTTTGGCACTTGGTCGGTCTTTCAATCGCTAATGTTTTACTTGCTTTTGCTGGATTTCGGTGTGGGCGGCGCACTTGTCAAGTTCATTGCAGAAGCACATACTCAGCAAGCCTATTCAAGAGTTTCGGCGCTTTTTTCGACTGTCTTCTACTTCTATCTTGCTCTATCGGGTGCTGTGTTCCTCCTTGCGCTTTTTTTGCGAGAACCCTTCTGCACATTGCTTCGCATCCCTGAGCCAAATACCTCTGCGGTGCACACGCTTTACCTTACCACTTTCATTGCCTTTGCTTTTTATGCCCTAACGATTGCAATTATCAGCGTCTTTGAAGGTGCGCAAGCCTTTGAGCTAAGTGTTGGCATCTTGTCGCTTGGGCTTTTCCTTAGCAATGCCTTTGCTGCAATTCTGCTCTTGCTTGGCTTTGGCTTAGATGCCTTAGCGTGGGGGCATCTTGTGGCAATGGTAATAATGTGTGGCAGCGGAGCGATGGTTTTGCGTTGGTATTTTCCGCACGTGACACTTTCGTTCTTCAATAAGGCGTTATTGCGTGAGCTTTTTCAATGTGGGGTGCGCTTGCATCTATACACGGCTTCGCTCTGGCTTATTACGCGGCTGGAGGTGCCACTGGTCTCGAGCCTTTTAGGCACCAGTGCAGCGGGCACCTTTCGCGTGGCCATGCAACTTTCCACACTGGCGCGTGAGCTGCCTACGTTGGGCTTGCCTGCATTGTTTTCTGCTGCCGTCTCACTTCACACAGCAGGTGATACCACTGGCTTCAATAGACTGACCGACGACGCAACAAAGTATCTGGCATTTGCTACGCTCTCATTTTCAGGCTTTCTTTTCTTCAACATTGAACACATACTACGCTTTTGGCTTAATGCGCCCGACATCAGCCACCCTGCACGCATTGCACAGTGGCTTTTGATAGGCTTTACCCTGAATGCTATCGCCAGCGTTCCAATGTTGATGCTCAGAGCACGCTCAGACTTGCAGATAGAGACGCGCCTTAATCTCGCAACGATGATTTTGCATCTTCTATGCAACCTAACTTTGCTTTATGTAATAGGTGAGTCTGCAATGGGGCTTGCCACGCTTCTTGTGGTCAGTCTTTTGAGCCTCTTAATGATGCAGCAATGTTACACTGCTCTGCAAGCCTCCTTCAGAGCCATGCTTCTAAGAACACTTTTGCCGATGACAATCTGGACTGCACTTTGGGCAGCTATGGCGCATTTTGTTGTTGAAACGCTCCTTACTCTGGAGCATTTTGCGCTGCCTTTGCGCACACGCGAACTTGTGTTTCTTATGCTCAGCGGTCTACTTTTTGCAGTTGGGCAAGTGCTTCTTGGGCTTCGCCTCAAATTGATTGATACCTCGGCTCTCTTTCGCGCAGTGCAGAAGTAA
- a CDS encoding SDR family oxidoreductase: MKLEGKVALITGASRGIGRAAAIRFAREGAKLVLASRTQSELETLAKEVFDLYDTDALVVPCDVTKSAEVKALVERAVATFGRIDILLNSAGVGYLKPITELTVEEFDEMVDVNLKGTFYASKFVSEVMVKQKSGHIINLPGILGKAVMRMSSGYSASKYGVTGLAKAMTQDLMRDGVKISLLHFGGVNTSFWDKITMRVQREKMLTVDQAADMVLLCATQPDQLVLGELVLQPESHQL; the protein is encoded by the coding sequence ATGAAACTTGAAGGAAAAGTAGCTTTGATTACAGGGGCGAGTCGCGGAATTGGGCGAGCGGCAGCGATTCGCTTTGCCCGGGAAGGCGCAAAACTTGTTCTGGCTAGCCGTACTCAATCAGAGCTGGAAACGCTCGCCAAAGAAGTCTTTGATCTCTACGACACAGACGCACTGGTTGTGCCATGCGATGTTACAAAATCTGCCGAGGTGAAAGCTCTTGTAGAGCGCGCAGTCGCAACATTCGGCAGAATTGATATCCTACTTAACAGCGCAGGCGTAGGATACCTCAAACCTATCACAGAACTCACGGTAGAAGAATTTGATGAGATGGTCGATGTCAATCTTAAAGGCACATTCTATGCATCGAAATTCGTAAGTGAGGTAATGGTGAAGCAAAAGTCGGGACATATTATCAACCTGCCGGGCATTTTAGGCAAAGCGGTGATGCGAATGTCGTCAGGCTACTCGGCATCGAAGTATGGTGTAACGGGGCTTGCCAAAGCAATGACGCAAGACCTGATGCGCGACGGCGTAAAGATTTCACTGCTGCACTTCGGCGGTGTCAATACCAGCTTCTGGGACAAAATCACAATGCGGGTGCAGCGCGAAAAAATGCTCACTGTTGACCAAGCCGCCGATATGGTATTGCTTTGTGCCACACAGCCTGACCAACTGGTGCTTGGAGAACTGGTGTTGCAACCCGAAAGTCATCAGCTCTGA
- a CDS encoding flippase-like domain-containing protein — MPFLKRYGLFLLKFVALLFGISLFIRLVSNADYGRVSALIAHSSWYLLLVLVPYFITSIFDTLGWRSTFPHIGREVSFSKLLSVKLMSEALLMSLPGGTALAESLKPLILYRRCGVPISEGIATGMMRNSFLSVGHAIYVVVSVALGYDALSQGSETIIGMPGLPFVILGASITVLSLFGTAVAILLYGSLAEKLHRALLRVPFKSMRKWLIEQEAKILDIDHQFSKFRQLSLRSVTGSVLLFVVAWFFETVETFLIMKLLGIELGFVEILALESALSFLRSIIVFLPAGIGIQDYGYVAFLEGFGVAESATLGAAFVLIKRSKEVFWILVGYILLAFSDLKPKEVFAQATETLNKP, encoded by the coding sequence ATGCCCTTTTTGAAGCGATACGGACTCTTTCTGCTCAAGTTCGTCGCGTTACTGTTCGGCATTTCGTTGTTTATTCGGCTGGTCAGCAATGCAGACTATGGCAGAGTTAGCGCGCTCATTGCACACAGCAGCTGGTATCTTTTACTGGTGCTTGTGCCTTACTTTATCACCAGCATTTTTGACACACTCGGCTGGCGCAGCACTTTTCCTCACATCGGACGTGAAGTTTCTTTCTCCAAACTTCTTAGCGTGAAACTGATGTCTGAAGCGTTGCTTATGAGCTTGCCGGGCGGCACAGCGCTTGCAGAGTCGCTCAAGCCTTTGATTCTTTACCGTCGCTGCGGCGTGCCGATCTCAGAGGGGATTGCAACGGGTATGATGCGCAATAGCTTCCTGAGCGTCGGGCATGCGATTTATGTGGTTGTAAGTGTCGCACTGGGCTACGATGCGCTTTCGCAAGGCTCAGAAACCATTATCGGTATGCCCGGCTTGCCTTTTGTGATTTTGGGCGCATCAATAACGGTGCTTTCGCTCTTTGGCACTGCTGTGGCAATTCTCCTCTATGGTAGCTTAGCTGAAAAACTGCACCGTGCACTGCTTCGTGTGCCTTTCAAATCAATGCGCAAGTGGCTGATTGAGCAGGAAGCCAAAATTCTGGACATTGACCATCAGTTCTCCAAGTTTCGTCAGCTCTCGCTTCGAAGTGTTACAGGTTCTGTTTTGCTTTTTGTGGTGGCTTGGTTCTTTGAGACGGTGGAAACTTTTCTCATTATGAAACTGCTTGGCATTGAGCTTGGCTTTGTAGAGATTTTAGCGCTGGAGTCAGCGCTCTCATTTCTTAGGTCAATTATTGTATTTTTGCCAGCTGGTATTGGTATTCAGGACTACGGCTATGTTGCCTTTCTGGAAGGCTTTGGCGTTGCAGAAAGTGCCACGCTCGGTGCTGCTTTTGTCTTAATTAAACGCAGCAAGGAGGTTTTCTGGATTTTGGTCGGGTATATTTTGCTGGCTTTCTCTGACTTAAAACCGAAGGAAGTCTTTGCTCAGGCCACTGAAACCTTAAATAAACCTTAA
- a CDS encoding glycosyltransferase family 4 protein, with protein sequence MNILVITPYLPYPNAPSGGATLLYTLLRALSAQCNIYLAAMYEPSEEQALAQLSKWVEVVLAVEKVESSDQVAPPLPVREKTPSFWSSIQLLLGSLVQYGASVFGIYARQKPDQARFWQALVPILQSLQPDIIQVEYGHFCRLFARRLTGFGTTVGAAHDVEFKPAQRYAERANGFHRLACWAKYYALRRAELAAYRHLKKIYALSEFDAALLRQLDTRLCVGVRRAGLDVLPCPVPMQRSGQQLLFVGAMHRPENLEAVKFLRFEVMPKVWQKVPTATLHIVGKGAPSSVLRWSEGVSMQFHGYQPDLSAFYAEATAALVPLFVGGGVIVKLLEALAHGVPTVATPIANEGIGAPDGKAVLLASDADAFSQHILSLLSDSYLRQTLSLEARAFVEAHFRIEQVAQTLIDDYERLTLASYRSCKNG encoded by the coding sequence ATGAACATTTTGGTCATCACGCCATACCTTCCATATCCAAATGCGCCAAGTGGTGGCGCAACATTGCTCTACACACTGCTTAGGGCGCTCAGTGCACAGTGCAACATCTACTTAGCTGCAATGTATGAGCCAAGCGAAGAGCAGGCACTTGCACAACTTTCAAAGTGGGTCGAAGTAGTGCTTGCAGTAGAGAAAGTTGAGTCGTCTGACCAAGTTGCGCCGCCGCTGCCAGTGAGGGAAAAGACGCCCAGTTTTTGGTCGTCTATCCAGTTGCTGCTCGGTTCACTTGTGCAGTATGGGGCAAGTGTCTTTGGTATCTATGCGCGCCAAAAGCCTGACCAAGCCCGATTCTGGCAGGCCCTTGTGCCTATCTTGCAATCGCTGCAGCCCGACATTATTCAGGTGGAGTATGGGCACTTTTGTCGGCTTTTTGCCAGAAGGCTTACTGGATTTGGCACTACGGTTGGTGCAGCGCACGATGTAGAGTTCAAACCTGCTCAGCGTTATGCTGAGCGAGCAAACGGTTTTCATCGTTTGGCTTGCTGGGCAAAGTATTATGCACTGCGTCGGGCAGAGCTGGCGGCATATCGGCATTTGAAGAAAATTTATGCCCTCTCAGAATTTGATGCTGCGCTGCTTCGGCAATTAGACACCCGTCTTTGCGTCGGTGTGCGGCGCGCTGGTCTTGATGTTTTGCCGTGCCCTGTGCCCATGCAGCGCTCTGGACAACAGTTGCTCTTCGTCGGTGCGATGCATCGCCCTGAAAATCTTGAAGCGGTCAAATTTTTGCGCTTCGAGGTGATGCCAAAAGTGTGGCAGAAAGTGCCTACTGCGACCTTGCATATTGTTGGCAAAGGTGCTCCGTCGTCCGTGCTTCGTTGGAGTGAAGGCGTTTCAATGCAGTTCCATGGCTACCAGCCTGACCTGAGTGCATTTTATGCTGAAGCCACTGCAGCACTGGTGCCACTTTTTGTAGGCGGCGGCGTTATTGTGAAACTTCTTGAGGCACTTGCACACGGCGTGCCCACAGTTGCCACACCCATTGCAAACGAAGGTATTGGCGCACCAGACGGAAAAGCTGTGCTACTTGCCAGCGATGCAGATGCATTCAGTCAGCACATTCTTTCGCTGCTGAGCGATTCTTACTTGCGCCAGACCCTTTCGCTCGAAGCCCGTGCATTTGTGGAAGCGCATTTTCGCATTGAACAGGTTGCGCAAACTTTGATAGACGACTATGAGCGGCTAACTTTGGCGTCTTACCGTTCATGCAAAAACGGATAG
- a CDS encoding glycosyltransferase family 4 protein — protein MRKPKILHIITVFSIGGATEGTLALAKGLQEKGYEVEIATGYHVPAEGSLLSEAAASGVPVTLFPDLVKEISPLRDLRAFLDLYRFIQQGRFDIVHTHTAKAGILGRLAARLAGVPLVFHTLHLLSFHAHQPPVLRRLFIGLERFAARFTTAFASVSQTMIERHLQQRIGQPEQYRVIRSGLHESFFQPCDNVEALRAKYAARFGFQSTDFVVAKISRLTKLKGHQFLIEAAPHILEAVPSAKFLLVGGGDYEPQLRQLVRQRQLDTAVRFTGVVPPAEVAALVRISDVIVHTSLHEGLARVIQEAMASAKPIVCFNLDGAAEMIVDGQNGFLIPASPITRESIRLLAEKIILLAKAPELRRQLGENAHQRAFPEFTTAFMTDAVEKMYLEYLSAKQVPQLT, from the coding sequence ATGCGAAAACCGAAAATCTTACACATCATCACGGTCTTTAGCATTGGTGGCGCAACGGAAGGCACGCTAGCTTTGGCGAAAGGCTTACAGGAAAAAGGCTACGAAGTGGAAATTGCCACAGGTTACCATGTGCCTGCTGAAGGCAGTTTGCTTAGCGAAGCTGCTGCGTCGGGCGTGCCTGTAACGCTCTTTCCTGACCTTGTTAAGGAAATCAGCCCTTTGCGCGACTTGCGTGCATTCTTAGACCTTTACCGTTTCATTCAGCAGGGCAGGTTTGACATTGTGCACACGCACACTGCCAAAGCTGGTATTTTGGGGCGACTTGCTGCACGGCTTGCAGGGGTGCCGCTGGTCTTTCACACTTTGCATCTGCTTTCATTTCACGCCCATCAGCCTCCAGTTTTGCGGAGGCTTTTTATTGGCTTAGAGCGTTTTGCCGCACGCTTTACGACTGCCTTTGCCAGTGTCTCACAAACAATGATTGAGCGACACTTGCAGCAGCGTATCGGTCAGCCTGAACAATATCGTGTTATTCGTAGCGGTCTGCATGAATCGTTTTTTCAGCCATGCGACAACGTGGAGGCGCTAAGGGCGAAGTATGCGGCACGATTTGGCTTTCAGAGCACGGATTTTGTGGTTGCTAAAATTTCTCGTCTCACCAAACTCAAAGGGCATCAATTTTTGATAGAAGCTGCGCCACACATCTTAGAAGCCGTACCTAGCGCCAAGTTTCTTTTGGTTGGGGGTGGCGACTACGAACCTCAGTTGCGACAGCTGGTGAGGCAGCGTCAGTTAGACACCGCAGTGCGTTTTACAGGCGTTGTACCTCCCGCAGAGGTTGCAGCGTTAGTTCGTATCAGTGATGTGATTGTGCACACTTCACTACACGAAGGCTTGGCACGTGTCATTCAAGAAGCCATGGCAAGTGCCAAGCCAATTGTGTGTTTCAACTTGGACGGTGCAGCTGAGATGATTGTCGACGGTCAAAATGGCTTTCTCATTCCAGCCTCACCTATCACCCGTGAGAGCATTCGTTTGCTGGCTGAAAAAATCATCTTGCTCGCCAAAGCACCTGAACTGCGCCGCCAGCTTGGTGAAAATGCTCACCAGCGCGCTTTCCCTGAATTTACCACTGCGTTTATGACCGATGCCGTTGAAAAAATGTATCTCGAGTATCTCTCTGCCAAGCAAGTGCCCCAACTTACTTGA